In Mangifera indica cultivar Alphonso chromosome 1, CATAS_Mindica_2.1, whole genome shotgun sequence, a single genomic region encodes these proteins:
- the LOC123211360 gene encoding inositol oxygenase 1-like: protein MAILVLHSESGVVASDEEQNVSAEEQELILEERFLVPNTNSFGHTFRDYSVESERQRDVEEFYRTQHINQTYDFVKRMREEYGKLNRVEMSIWDCCELLNEFVDDSDPDLDEPQIEHLLQTAEAIRKDYPNEDWLHLTGLIHDLGKVLLHPDFGELPQWAVVGDTFPVGCAFDESIVHHKYFKENPDNSNPTYNSKFGVYSEGCGLNNVMMSFGHDDYMYLVAKENKTTLPSAGLFIIRYHSFYALHRADAYKHLMSEEDVENLKWLKIFNKYDLYSKSKVRIDVEKVKPYYLSLIEKYFPEKLRW, encoded by the exons ATGGCGATTCTTGTTCTGCACTCTGAATCAG GAGTAGTTGCGAGCGATGAGGAGCAGAATGTTTCTGCAGAAGAACAAGAATTGATTTTGGAGGAAAGATTCTTGGTCCCCAACACAAATTCCTTCGGCCACACTTTCAG GGATTATAGTGTGGAAAGTGAAAGGCAAAGAGATGTCGAGGAGTTTTACAGAACTCAACATATCAACCAGACATACGACTTT GTGAAAAGGATGAGGGAAGAGTATGGCAAACTAAATCGTGTAGAGATGAGTATATGGGACTGCTGTGAACTTCTTAATGAATTCGTTGATGACAGTGATCCTGACCTGGACGAGCCTCAAATAGAACATCTACTTCAGACTGCGGAGGCCATCCGAAAAGATTATCCTAATGAGGATTGGCTGCACTTAACTGGCCTCATACATG ATCTTGGAAAGGTCCTTTTACATCCAGATTTTGGAGAGCTGCCTCAATGGGCAGTCGTGG GTGATACATTCCCAGTTGGATGTGCGTTTGATGAATCAATTGTTCACCACAAG TATTTCAAAGAGAATCCAGACAATAGCAATCCTACTTACAACTCTAAATTTGGAGTTTATTCAGAAGGCTGTGGACTAAACAATGTGATGATGTCATTCGGGCACGATGACTACATGTACTTG GTAGCTAAGGAGAATAAGACTACTCTACCATCAGCTGGTCTTTTCATAATCAGATACCATTCTTTCTATG CTTTACACAGGGCAGATGCATATAAGCACTTAATGAGTGAAGAAGACGTTGAGAATCTCAAGTGGCTGAAAATATTCAA CAAGTATGATTTGTACAGCAAGAGCAAAGTTCGGATTGACGTAGAGAAGGTCAAGCCATACTATCTTTCCCTCATTGAAAAG TATTTTCCAGAAAAGCTAAGGTGGTAA